CGAGCACTGCCTGCCGCGCCGGGATCGCCACGTCCGCGCCGTGAAAGATGGTTATGATCGGTGGTTTGAGCACCTTCCATTTCTTCAGTGCGGCTGCTCTCTCGCCGTTCTGTCCGAAGTGGGCGACAATCACGTCGCAGCGGTTCAGGCGGCGTGCAAAGGCGATGTCGAGAACGGTCGAGGCCTTGTATCGCAGACGCGGCGGCAGACGCTGTACAAATTTGCTGATTACAGCGGCCCATCGCCACCAATGTCGGGTTCTGGCGAGCAGCGTCGCCATCGGCTCGCTTTGCCGGTCAATTCGGTGGTCACCTTGCATCTTTTCGCAGACCACTTCGACCTGAAAGCCCCGCGCCAGCAGCCCAGCCATCTGGTCCACGACGAAGGTTTCCGAAAGCAGAGGGAATTCGCCGACGACAAAGCCCACGCGCATGACCCGCCCATAAGGTTGGGGCTTGCTCGGACCAAGCGGTCCATATCGCACAAGCCCTAATGTAGACAGGCAGAATACACGTTGATTGCTGCAGTGCCACAAAATATTGCACTGCAGCAATTAAAAGTGATCCGGACGGGCGCACGACGCCTGGACCTGGCTAACGGGAACTTTGCGCGACCACGGTCGTGCAGCGTCTCAGCTGAAATGCAACACGACGCGTTTAGGCTGCGCGCTCCAAACCGACACGTCTTGCGCGGTCGAGAACGCCCATGAACGTTGCGAACTGGCTGTCGGGGTTCATTTGCCGCCGCTCCGAAAACTGACGTGCTGTCGCTGACAGCCGCTTGTACTCGGCCTCATCGCTCCACAGCCGCCTGATCGTTGCGACCCAGTCGGCGAGCGGGGCGTCGTAGTCCAGTACCACGCCGCCGGCGCCGATCGCTTCCGGCAGACCGCCGCGCCGCGAGCCGACCACGGGAATGCCACTACAATGCGCTTCCGAGGCCACCCGGCCCCAGGCTTCTTCCCATTTGCTGGGCGCAAGCAGGATTTTCGTGCGGCCGTAGACCGTCTTCATGTCGCTGGTGCGGCTTTCCAGCTTGACGTTCTGGAGGGGAGAGATTGTTGCTTCGATCCGGGCTCGATGATCGTCGTCGAGCTTCCAGCTTTCGACGAACAGGAACGGGATCTCGGGACAGGCGGCGGCAATGCGCACCGCAAGATCGAAGCCTTTTTCCTCATATGGATTGATGAGCGTGACAAATTCACCGGTCGTCGGTGTGCTGTAGAACGCGGGATTGATGGTCGGCGGAATAACCGTCGAATCGATATCGAATTTTGCCTTATAGGCGCGCGCGGTGAACTCGGAGTTGGCGATATAGACCGCCGAATGGAGCTCACGCAGATCGCCGGCCAATTCGTCGAATTCGACATTCCTCAGATAGACGGTCAGCGGCACGCCAAGCCTCTGCAGCTCTCTGCCGATCGGCACCGAATTGTGGCACTGCACGACCGCGACATCCGGCCTCAACTTTTTGACGGCGAAGTCGGCCGCTTCCCAGGGGAACCACGCCCGTACAACCGGATAGCCCGGGAAATTGTCGATGACCGCGCGCTGACGAAGGAGCTTCATCTTGGCGCGCGCCCTGAAGCCGAACATGCCGTCGCCGAACAGGGCTGCCAGAACGGATGCCTCGTGACCGTTTTCGCGCAATTGCTCGACCAGGTGGTGGGTGCTCGACTGGACGCCCCCGCTGAATTGCGGCGTGTAGCCGGTGCCGCCTGCAAACAGAACTTTCATGAACCTGGCTCCGCGTTGTGCCGCCCTGCCTTCACGCCGCCATCCTGCCGATCGAGAAATACTCGATGCCGTGACGGGCGATGACCTTGGGATCATAGAGGTTACGGCCATCGAAGATGACCGGCGTGGTCAGGGCATCCTTCACCGCGTCGAAGGACGGGGCGCGGAAACTCTTCCATTCGGTGGCGATCAGCAACGCGTCGGCGCCGCGCAGTGCCGCCTCCTTGGTGCCGCACAACAAAAGGTCGTCGCGCAGGCCGTAGATGGCCTGGCATTCCTGCATCGCCTCGGGGTCGTAGGCCTGCACATTGGCGCCGGCCTGCCACAGCGCCTCCATCAGGACGCGCGCCGGCGCCTCGCGCATGTCGTCGGTGTTGGGCTTGAAGGCGAGGCCCCAGAGCGCGAAGGTCTTGCCCTTGAGACTGCCCTTGAAATAACGGTGCACCTTGTCGAACAGCACCGACTTCTGGGCATTGTTGCGCTCCTCCACGGCGCGCAGCAGCTTGGCGTCGAACTTGACACCTTCGGCGGTCTTGATCAGCGCGCGGACATCCTTGGGAAAGCACGAACCGCCATAGCCGAGGCCGGGATAGATGAAGTGGTAGCCGATGCGCGGATCCGAGCCGATGCCCTTGCGTACCTCCTCGATGTCGGCGCCGAGCTGCTCGGCCAGATTGGCCATTTCGTTCATGAAGGAGATCTTGGTCGCCAGCATGCAGTTGGCGGCGTACTTCGTGAATTCGGCGCTGCGCACGTCCATCACGATCATCTTCTCGTGGTTGCGGTTGAACGGCGCGTAGAGCTCCCGCATCACCGCCTCGGTGCCCTCGCTGTTGGTGCCGACAATGATGCGGTCAGGCTTCATGCAGTCGGCGACGGCGGAACCCTCCTTGAGGAACTCAGGATTGGAAGCGACGTCGAAAGCCAGGTCCTGGCGCCCGCGCGCCTTCAGCGTCGCGGCGATTTTGGCCTTCACCTTTTCGCAGGTGCCGACCGGCACGGTCGACTTGCCGACGACGATCTTGGGACCGTCCATTTCGCGGCCGATGGTCTCGGCCACCGCCAGCACATATTTGAGGTCGGCCGAACCATCTTCGCCGGGTGGCGTGCCGACCGCAATCATTTGGATCTCGCCATGCTTGACGCCGGCGGCGGCATCGGTGGTGAACTTGATGCGGCCGGCGGCGTGGTTCTCCTTGACCAGGGCCTCCAGTCCCGGTTCGAAAATCGGCACCAGGCCCTGGTTGAGCCGCTCGACCTTCTTTTCATCGACATCGACGCACACCACCTGGTGCCCGACCTCCGCCAGCACCGCGGCCTGCACGAGACCGACATAGCCAATTCCAAAGACCGTCAAATTCATTCGGGTTAATTCCTGTTCACGCCCTTTGGCCTTATATAGCCGGGCCGGTTCAGATCTACTTTATGCTGCTTACACTGCATGCCAGCGATTCCGGAAACTGGCACGGCTGGCCGAGCGCGGTGAAGGCGACGCGCTGCACCTGCATCGTCACCTGGCGGCCGGGGTCCGAAAAGGCGCCCATCCAGTTTTTCAGCGTGTCGCTGCCCCAGAGGCTGAAGAATATCTTCTGCGAGTGGGTCGGCAATTGCTCGGGATTGGTCACTTCCTGGACCAGCTTGCCGTTGACGTACCAGCGCAGCCGGTCCTTTTCCCAGATAAAGGCATAGTCGTTGAAGCCCTTGTCGGCGCCGCCTTCGACCTCGGCCAGCTTCTCGTTCTTGGGCTTGCCGGCGATGTAGCTGTTGACCTGCACCTTGGATGTATCCTTGGTCAGCACCTCGAAGTCGATCTCATACCAGGGCTGTTTGTCGGCAGGGCCGATATAGGTGAAGAAAGCGGCGTTGAGACCGGATCCGGTGTCGGTCTTCATCCGTGCTTCATAGGTCCCATAGCCGAAGCGCTGCTTGGTCTGGATCTCGGCGCAGGCGAACTCGCGGTCCTTCAGTTTGCGCTTTTCGAAGCCGAGCGTCAGCATGTTGTCGGAAAATTTTACCAGGCTTTTCGACCAGGTGCAGTTCTGGTGATTGCCGTTCGACCAACCGTCGGAGACATACCAGCGCGAACGATCGAAACTCTTGAAATCGTCGACGAAGGACGGTGCGCTTTGCATCTCCGGGGAGGCGTCCTGGGCGCGGGAGGGGTGGGCGGCGCCGAGCAGAGCTGCGGCTGCCGCCAACAGAAGCGCACCAACGGATAGAAGACGCGTTGGGTTTACAAGACGCATTGGCCGATTTGGCCGCGTCGAAATCATGGCATCGATTGCCGCCATGGGCGTCGTCTTCGGATCTGCGTTCATATCAATTCACCTTTGTGCTGTTCCGCCCCAACCCAAAGTCACCGATTGGCCCACATTGCTAACGGGCCGATCCCGATCCTCCGTCCCCGAACTTTCTCTTCTGTGTCTCGTGTGACCGTGTTCAGCCGAAGCGACCTGCGGGTTTGACATATTCCCCGTGCGAATCAGAACTCTGGCCATCCTCGCCGACGATCGCGTCGAGTGAATGACGCAGTTCCTTCATCCGGCTCGTCTGGCGCACCAGCTCGGCGATGCGCTGTTCGCAGTTCAGGATGGACTTCGTCAGCTCGCCGACTTCCGACAGCTTGCGTGCCGACGCCGAGCCGTTCTCCATCGACTCGACCAGGAAGGCCGCGTTGGTGGACTTCGACCGGTAGCGGGCCTCCAACCCGGTCTTCTCGGCCGCAATCTCGGCCGTGATCTGATCCAACAGCTTTGCCAGACGGTC
This region of Mesorhizobium sp. C432A genomic DNA includes:
- a CDS encoding glycosyltransferase, which codes for MKVLFAGGTGYTPQFSGGVQSSTHHLVEQLRENGHEASVLAALFGDGMFGFRARAKMKLLRQRAVIDNFPGYPVVRAWFPWEAADFAVKKLRPDVAVVQCHNSVPIGRELQRLGVPLTVYLRNVEFDELAGDLRELHSAVYIANSEFTARAYKAKFDIDSTVIPPTINPAFYSTPTTGEFVTLINPYEEKGFDLAVRIAAACPEIPFLFVESWKLDDDHRARIEATISPLQNVKLESRTSDMKTVYGRTKILLAPSKWEEAWGRVASEAHCSGIPVVGSRRGGLPEAIGAGGVVLDYDAPLADWVATIRRLWSDEAEYKRLSATARQFSERRQMNPDSQFATFMGVLDRARRVGLERAA
- a CDS encoding UDP-glucose/GDP-mannose dehydrogenase family protein; translation: MNLTVFGIGYVGLVQAAVLAEVGHQVVCVDVDEKKVERLNQGLVPIFEPGLEALVKENHAAGRIKFTTDAAAGVKHGEIQMIAVGTPPGEDGSADLKYVLAVAETIGREMDGPKIVVGKSTVPVGTCEKVKAKIAATLKARGRQDLAFDVASNPEFLKEGSAVADCMKPDRIIVGTNSEGTEAVMRELYAPFNRNHEKMIVMDVRSAEFTKYAANCMLATKISFMNEMANLAEQLGADIEEVRKGIGSDPRIGYHFIYPGLGYGGSCFPKDVRALIKTAEGVKFDAKLLRAVEERNNAQKSVLFDKVHRYFKGSLKGKTFALWGLAFKPNTDDMREAPARVLMEALWQAGANVQAYDPEAMQECQAIYGLRDDLLLCGTKEAALRGADALLIATEWKSFRAPSFDAVKDALTTPVIFDGRNLYDPKVIARHGIEYFSIGRMAA
- a CDS encoding glycoside hydrolase family 16 protein, producing the protein MNADPKTTPMAAIDAMISTRPNRPMRLVNPTRLLSVGALLLAAAAALLGAAHPSRAQDASPEMQSAPSFVDDFKSFDRSRWYVSDGWSNGNHQNCTWSKSLVKFSDNMLTLGFEKRKLKDREFACAEIQTKQRFGYGTYEARMKTDTGSGLNAAFFTYIGPADKQPWYEIDFEVLTKDTSKVQVNSYIAGKPKNEKLAEVEGGADKGFNDYAFIWEKDRLRWYVNGKLVQEVTNPEQLPTHSQKIFFSLWGSDTLKNWMGAFSDPGRQVTMQVQRVAFTALGQPCQFPESLACSVSSIK